The genomic window TTTACTTGTGAAAGATTTAATTTTTCCAACTTTTGAATATCTTCTTTATTTAAAATAGGTGAAACTGTAACAACTGGAACATAAGTATTTTCAAGATTATCAATTGTTGTTATTATTAAATCTACTTCATCTAAGTTATTATAAGTATCTAACAAATTATAAGGAATAGTATCAATTATATTTACAGAGAATTTTTCTTGTATGCTTTCTGCTAAAAATTTTGAAGTACTATATCCTGAACCACAAACAATCAATATATTTTTTAATTTTTTCTTTCTAGTTCTCTTTATAGCTAATTGAAAATGCATTGCTATATATGCTATCTCTTCATTTGACATATTCAAATTTTTAAAATCACATTTAGACCAAGCTTCTTCTACTTGAGAAAGAATTGTAGGATAACTTTCCTTAAATTCTTCATAAATATGAGTGTCTAATTTTCCACCCATCTTAGCCCTATATATTGCTGGTTTTATATGATTTATAAGTCCTTCAAGTAAAGTAAAATCTTTTTCTAAGTCTGAATAACCAAACTTACTAATCTCTTTTATTAAAGACATTATGAAAGTTTCAACTTGTACCCAATTTCCATAAAAAGAATCATCAAAATTAAAGGTATGACTTCCTAAAAAATATTCTGTAAGACTTAAAAGTTCTCCCTCTTTTAAATCAAATTTTTCTAATGTATTTTTTACACTTAAATACTCTTCAGTATTTGAAAGAAATTGTTTATTTTTAAAGTGCTCTATTGAATGTTTGGCATATCTATTTAAAACTATTAAAATATAGAAAAATAAAACTTTATAAGCTTCATCACTTAATTTTTTATTATTTTTTTCTAATATACTTTTTAATATTTCAGAAGCTAATTTTATTTTTTCTGTTTCAAAGAAAATATCCATTTCTTCCCAAGGAATAAAATAGCCATAGTAATAAGTTTTTGACACAAAGATGCTATCATTTTTAAAACTTATATCATAATTCTTTAGTAAAATATCTAGCATTAATTTTCTAACATTTTCTTCTTCCCCAGTAAGCTCTAAATATCTATTAGTTTCTGCTGATAAATCTAACATAAAAGTTTTTACATATTTTTTTATTTTCTTTATATCTGATTTTAAAGTAACATTACTAACCCCTAAGAAATCACTTATCTCATCTATAGTTAGTTTTCCTTTTCCAAAAAGATATAAAGTTAAAATAATCTTTTCTCTTTCATCTTGTGAAAAATTATAAGTATTTATATTTTCTTTTATCTTTTTTACTACTTCATCTAACGAGGAAGAAAAAGAAATCTTTCCAAGTTTAAGTTTCAGTTCTGGAAGTCCAAGACCTTGTAAGTGATAATTACAATCTTCTATTTTATATCTTATACTTCTTTCACTAACACCCATAAGTTTTGCATTTTCTTCTAAAGAATTTATTTTATTTTCTGTTATACTTTTTATAAGATTTAGAACATCTCTTGTTATGGCCATATTGTTCACCTCTTTAATTCTTATATTCAAAGTATACTTTTTTTTATATACTCTTTCAAGTAAAAAACCATTCCACTTTTTTTTGAAATATTTTTTATCATATCAAAAAATTATTTTTCTTATCTTTTTGATTATTTTTAATACATATAACATATGTATTTTTTATTTTCATATTCATAAATAGAATTTCTCATATTTATTCTTTCAGTTTTCTTAGATTTTTTCTTAATTTTTTTGAAAGTTTTTTGTTATTTTTTTATTTTTTCCTTTTAAGTAAATTTTTCAAAAAATTTTTGAAAAATCAATTTTTTTTATCTTTTTTCAAAAAAAATATAATAAAAAACTAGTTAAAAATTTAACTAGCTTTCTAATAAATATTTTTTGATAATTTTTTATTAATATTTTTTTAGTAACTCAAAATTAAACATATCCATTCTATAATCTTTCCAAATAGGATATTCTTCTCTAGTTTTTGTTACTTCATCTAAATCAATTGTAACATTTAAAATTTCTTCTTCTACCTCTGAAGCTTTAGCCACAACATTCCCAAAAGGAGATATTACTTCACTACTTCCACATATATGTTGTCCAAGTGGATTTAATCCTACAGTATTAACTCCAACAACATAATAAAGATTATTAATAGCTCCAGCTGTTAGACTAGAATGCCATCTATTTTTTAACCATTCACTCCAAACAGAAGGGCAAATTATTAATTCTGCTCCTTTAAAATGTAATATTCTAAAAAGTTCTGGAAATTCTATATCATAACAATTTAATAACCCAATCTTTCCAAACTCTGTATCACAAGCAAATAATTTATCTCCTTTAGTAAATGTTCTATTTTCTTCTTCCCAACAATAAATTTTTCTATAATTACATAATAGATTTCCTTTGTTATCAACAAACATCAAGCTATTATAATAAGTATCCTTCTCTTTTTCAGAATAACCCATTATAATATAAATATTATTTTTTATAGAAATTTCTTTTAATTTATTGAAAAGATTTCCATTTTTTTCTTCGGATAACTCATAAAAAGTTTTTCTTCTATTAAAATATCCTGTATAAAATAGTTCTGGAAAAATAACTAAATTACTTCCATTTTTAGAAGCTTCTTCTATAATCTCAACTGCTTTCTCCAAATTTTTTTCAGGCTCTCCATGTATAGATTTTACTTGTGCTATTGTTATATTTATCTTCCTCATAATTTTCCTTTTTGACTTTTTATTATTTTAATCAAACATTTTTCTTTCTATCATTTTTCTTATTACTTTTTTTACTAATTCTATTCTTTCTTTTATACTTGATACTTCTAAATATTCTCTTTTACTGTGAGCTTCTCCACCTATTGGTCCTAATCCATCTATTACACCAACTCCTAGTACTCCTAAGAAATTTCCATCAGAACATCCCCCTGCTATCTCCCAATCACATTGAATATTTAATTCTTTTTTACTCTCATCAAAAATATTTTTTAATAATTCAGATTTTTCATTTAATACCAAAGGAGCTCTAAATCCTCCTCTTTCTATATTTATTTTTATCCCTTTAACTACAGGATTTTTTTCTAATTCTTTTATTTTATCTTCAATTTCATTAAAGAATTCTAAATTATGTGACCTTCCTTCAAATTCAATAGCTGCATAGTCTGGAACTATATTAACTCCTACTCCTCCCTCTATAATTCCTACATTTATAGAATTTTTTATTTCCCAATTATGTAATTTAGAAATTTCTGTAATCCAATGTACTGCTTCTAATATAGAATTTATTCCTTCTTGAGGGGCATTTCCTGCATGAGATGCTTTTCCAAAAAATTCTACTTTATATTTTATAATCCCTTTTCTCTCTATAACATTATTTCCATTTTTTCGTGCTGGTTCAAATACCATTGCATATTTTGTATTTTTTCCTACCTCTTCTATAATTGATTTAGAAAATTTAGAACCAATCTCTTCATCAGTATTCATTATCATAGCTATATTTATATTTTCTTTTCTAAACTCCTCTGCTATCTCTACCATAGATAATACCCCTGCTTTCATATCACAACATCCAGGTCCAGTAACTATATCTTTTTCTAATCTATATTTCCAATCTTTTGTTGTTCCTTTTGGAAAAACTGTATCATTATGCCCTAAAAATAATAAATCTATTTTTTCTGAGTTATTATTTTTTAATAATAAAACTGGATTTTTTCCATTATTTTCTGGATACTCTTTGATTATCCAATTTTCTTTTAATCTCTCTTTAAAAAAATCAGTTACTTCTCTCAATCCTTCTGGCACATTACTTCCACAATCTATATTTACTAACTTTTCTAAATCATCTAAAAATTTTTCTATATCCACTTTTTTCCTCCAATATAATTTTGTATAAATATAATAGCACTAGAATATAAATAAAGTAAAGATTTAATTTTTGTATTTCCCTATTTTAGAATTATTATATTTTATATTATGTGATATTTTTTATAATTTTCTTACTTTTTAGAATATAAAAAAGGATTAAATATTCAATCCTTTTTTATCAATATATTTCTTAGGGTATTATTTTACAACTGTTAATTCTATTTTTACTTCTACATTTTTTGGTAATCTTGCTACCTCTACACAAGCTCTTACTGGTTTTATTTCTCCTAAATATTCATTATATACTTCATTTATTGCTCCAAAGTCATCCATATTTTTTATGAAACATGTTGCTTTTACTACATCTTTAATGTATATCCTGCTTCATCTAATATTGTTTTTAAATTTTCTAATGATTGTTTTGTTTAAACTTTTACATCATTTGATACTAATGTCATTTTTTCTACTCTCTGATATATAAAGCCTTCTATTTATTAATTTTCTACTTCTCTAATTATAAAAATATATTTTTTCTTTTAATTTCTCTTTTTTCTTTCTTAATTATAAAATTATTTTCTCTCTAATATAATATATTTAAAAGAAAATATACCAAAAATCAAATAGAAAAATTTAGATATACAACAAGAAAAACTTGTATATTTTCACTATTTACTATTAAAAAGTTTATTATTATTTTCTTACCTACCGCCACAAAAAAAGGGTATTTTTTAGGTATTTTTTTAATTTTGTAAAGTAAAAAAGCCCTGTATTTACAGGGCTTTTGATGTTCTTCGTTAAAAGAATTACTTTTCTGCGTAAACAGAAACTTCACTAAAACAATCTTTATAACACCTTATTTTAAAAAGATTTATAAAATTTTTAAAATAAATTTGTTACCTTTTTGTTGGCTACCTTTCAATTCTTTTTAGAATTTTAAACATCTATATATCTCAATAAATCGTAATCAATATTATTACTCTATTTATCTCTTTTATTTTTTATAAAAATATATCCATGTCTTACATGTTCTTTCATTAACATAGATACTTTTTCTGCATCTCTCATTTTTAAATATTTTAATATTTCTTTATGTTCTTCTAAAATTTCTTCTCTTCTAGTAGTGTATCTATTAGAAATATCTCTATCATATAAAATTACTCCCATTAAATCACTCAAAAGCCTTTTTAATCTTTCGTTATTTGCTATTTCTAATATTTTATCATGAAATTGAGTATTCAATTTAATAAGTTCTTTTATTTCTTTAACATTATCAGATTCAATTATAATTTCTTCTAACTCAGTTATATCTCTATCAGTAATATTATTAGAAGCTAAATATCCAGCCATTCCCTCTAAAGCTTCTCTACATTCATATATTTCAAGTAAATCTTTCTTTCCTATTCCTTTTATAATAACACCTTTCCAAGAATTAACCTCTATTAACCCTTCTGCTGATAATTTTCTAAAAGCTTCTCTTATAGGTGTAGGACTTATCCCAAACATTTTAGCTATAGATGTCTCTGTTATTTTACTTCCTTTTTCCAATGTTCCATCTATTATTAATTCTTTTAATTTTTCATAAGCTTTTTCACTTAAAGTTTTTTTTTCTTTTAATTGAAATTCAGACATTTTAATCTCCAATCATTTTTAAATATTTTATTTTATATATTTTACAATATTATTTTAATAAATACAATTTTTTTATAAAAAAAGCTTGACATACATTGGAAAATATAGTATATATTAAATATAAAATATTCTATAGAATATATAATATGGAATATAAAATAAAAAAGTTTAGGGAGGTTTTTATGGAGTTAGAATTTAATTTATTTTTAACAGTAGCTACTGCTGCAATTGTCTTAATTGTTGGAGATTTTATTAAAAAAAGAGTTGAAATACTTAGAAGATTTTGTATTCCAGTTCCTGTTGTAGGTGGATTAATCTTTACAATATTACTTTCAATAGGATATTCAACAGGTTTATTTAATTTAAAATTAAACTTTGTACTTAGTAACTTCTTTGCCTTAGCTTTCTATTCTAGTATTGGATTTACAGCAAGCTATAAACTATTAAAAAAGGGTGGTCCTCAAGTATTAAAATTTTTAATAGCTTCTATTATTGTAGTTATTCTTCAAAATTTTCTTGGTGTATATTTAGCTAAATTTTTAGGCTTAAATCCTTTAGTTGGATTAGCAACTGCTTCTATTCCTATGACTGGTGGACATGGAACCTCTGCAGCATTTGCTCCAGTATTAGAAGAAGCTGGTTTATCTAATGCTTTAACTATTTCTTTAGCTGCTGCTACTTTTGGTTTAGTTTCTGGAAGTTTAATAGGTGGTCCTACAGGTAAGTTTCTTATTGAAAAATATAAATTAGTATCTAAAGCCATAAAAAATGAAAATTTTGAAAATAATAATGAAAATTTTGAGGAAAATAAAGATAAAATTGATGAGAAAAGAATTCAATCAGCAATGTATCAATTATTAATTTCAATGGCTCTTGGTTCTATAATTTCTATCGGATTAAAGAAAATTGGTTTAACTTTCCCTGATTCTGTTGGTGCTATGATTGCAGCTGCAATTATGAGAAATATCGCAGATTATTCTCCTAATTTTAAAATAAAAGAAAATGAAGTTAGAATAATGGGTGATTTATCTTTAATGTTATTCTTAGCTTTATCTATGATGAATTTAAAATTATGGCAAATTGCTGATTTAGCTATTCCTATGATTATTTTATTAATAGCTCAAACTATATTAATGTTTATTTGTGCAATTTTCTTAACATTTAGAATGATGGGAAAAGATTTTGAAGCTGCTATGATGGCAGTTGGTCATTGTGGTTTTGGATTAGGTGCTGTTCCTACTGCTATGGCTAATATGCAATCTGTTGAAGAAAAATATGGAAAAGCTCCAACAGCATTTTTCATTTTACCATTAGTAGGTAGTTTATTTATTAACTTTTTCAATTCAATTATAATTGTAACTTTTATTAATATGTATAAATAGTTTAAGGAGATGATAATAATGAAAAAAATAATGATGGCTAAAGGTGCTAGATCAATTGTGGAAGTAAATTTAGGAGTAAAAGAAAATGAACAGGTAGCAATTATAACTGAACCTAAACAAATGAGAATAGCTGAAGCATTAGCAGCTGCTGTAATTGCCGCTAAAGCTGAACCTTCTATTCATATATTAATGCCTAGAGAAAGAGATGGACAAGAACCTCCAAAAACAATAGCTGCAGCAATGAAGGAATCTGATGCTTTTATTAGTGCTGTATATACTTCTATTACTCATACTCATGCTGTTAAAGACGCATGTGCTAATGGATCAAGAGGAATTATGTTAACACAATTCAATGAAGACCAAATGATTAAAGGAGGAGTACATGCTGATTATCATAAAGCAGCAGCTGATTGTAAAAAAGTTGCCGAAACTTTAGCAGGTTCAAAAGTAATAACAATTACTACTCCTTTAGGAACTAATCTTACTTTATCTGGAGAAGGTAGAAGAGGAAATGCTTTAACAGGTTTAGTTGGTCCTGGTGAATTTGGACCAGTTCCTACTGTAGAAGCTAATGTTTCTCCTGTTGAAGGAAGTGCAAATGGAGTTATTGTAGCTGATGCTAGTATTCCTTATATTGGAATAGGTTTATTAAAAACTCCTGTTAGAATGGAAGTAAAAGATGGTTATATAGTTCTAGAAACTATTACTGGAGGAGAAGAAGCTAAAAAATTAGCTGCTGATTGGATTAGTAAAAATGATAAAAATGTTTATAATGTAGCTGAAGTAGGAGTAGGTTTAAATCCTGAATGTGTATTTACTGGAAGTATGTTAGAAGATGAGGGTGTATTTGGTTCTCTTCATATAGGAGTTGGAACTAATATTACTCTTGGTGGAATTATTAAAGCCCCTTGTCATTATGATTTAATTATGACTAAACCTACATTAATAGCTGATGGAATAGTTATTTTAAAAGATGGCGAATTAATGTTATAATACTCCTTTACAAAGCCAAGATTTTCAAATCTTGGCTTTTATTATAAAATATTAGGTGATATAATGTTTAAATTATTTTTTTCTAATATTAACATAGAAACATTTATTTTTTTAAGTATTTTTTGTTTTATTGCATCTTTTATAGATGCTATTGTTGGTGGAGGAGGATTAATTAGTATTCCTGCTTACTTAGCTTCAGGATTACCTATCCACATTGCTTTAGGAACTAATAAGCTTTCATCATGTATTAGTACTACTGCAAGTAGTTTTAAATTTATATTTTCAGGAAAAGTTAACAAAGAACTTATTTATAAACTATTTCTCTTTTCTTTTATTGGTTCATTTATCGGAGTTAAAACTGTAATTTTAATAAATCCTAAATATCTATCTCCTTTAATTATCATTTTATTAACATTAATTTTCCTTTATTCTTTAATAAATAAAAATCTAGGTGAAGAAAATAAATTTAAAGAACTTAATAAAAAAAATATTTTAATTAGTAGGGTTATATTTTTTATTATAGGATTTTATGATGGATTTTTAGGACCTGGATCTGGTTCTTTTATGATCTTTGCTCTTATTAAAATATTCAAATTAGATTTTACAAGTGCTTGTGCTAATGCAAAACTTTTAGGTTTGTCTAGTAATGTCGCTAGTATGCTTTCTTTCATTATTTTAAAAAAAGTTAATTTTTTTTACTCAATTCCAATTGGAATTATTATGATATTTGGAGCTATATTAGGAACTAAATTTGCTCTTATAAAAGGAAATCTTTTTATTAAACCACTTTTTTTAATAATAACTTTTATTATTTTAATAAAAATGTTATTAGAAACTATATTTTATATAGATATAATTGAAATTATAAAAAATCTAATTTCAATTATAATTTTTTAAATAAATAGTTTATACTAAAAAAACTACGTAGACTAATTATTATTTATCAATCTACATAGTTTTTTTAATTACATACTAATCAAATTTTACCATTCACCTTTAAAATTATTTACGTTATCTTTATTAACTTCAACTTGAATCATTGGAGTTACTTCTTCAACTTTTTCTCCTTTTAAAGCTTTAGAAGCCATTTTTATAGTAACTGCTCCCTCTTCTACTGCAGACATATAAGTAGTTCCATCTATTAATCCTGCTTTAATAGCAGCCAATCCTTCTTTACTTCCTCCAAGACCTATTACAAATATCTTATCTTTTAATCCTGCTTCTTGTAATGCCATTCCTGCACCAATAGCTGAATTGTCATCTTGAGTTATAATTATATCCATTTCTTGATTTTTTTGAATTAAGTCCTCAACTATTTTCATAGCTCTTTCTTTTTCCCATCTACTTGTTTGGTTGAAAACTATTTTATAGTTAGTATCTTTTAATTCTTCAACTAATCCTTTTTTTCTATTTCTTTGTGGAGGTGTTCCTGGAACTCCTTCTATTAATACAACTTTAGCATCATTTTTCTTTAATAAATTTTTAGCAATTTTTCCTGTTAAAGCTCCTGTTTTTACTTCATTTTGTCCTACATAAGTTACAATTCCAGGATATCTTCCATCTTCATCTGTTCCTATAGAATTTGTAAAAGCAATTACAGGTATTCCTGCATCTTGAGCTATAGCAATAGCTCCTTTAATTGCTTCTGAATCTGCTGCTGCAACAGCTATTAAATCTACTTTTTTTGCTACAAAATCTTCTATTTGAGATAATTGCTTAATAGGATCCCAGTTAGCATCAGCATATTCTAATTTTACTCCTTCTTCTATTGCTTGTTTATCCATTCCTTCTCTTACAGCAATAAAATATCCAACTGGTCCAGGTAAAGAAACTCCTATAACTTTTTCTTGAGCAAAAGTTATAATACTCATTAATAGTCCTAAAATACATAATAAAACCTTTTTCATATTCTACCTCCTTAATAATTTATAATATTTTTTATTATTTATATAATAACTTTTCTGACACCTCCTTTTTATTTTTTTATTTATATAGTTTTATTTCTTTTTAAAACTTCCAAAACCAACCGCTATAAGAATTATAATTCCTTTAAATATATATTGGAAATAAATATTAACCCCTATAAGGTTAAAACTATTACTTATTACACTCATAAGAAGAACACCTATAATAGTTCTTAAAACACTTCCTTCTCCACCATTAACACTTGTTCCTCCTATTACAACAGAAGCTATAGCATCCATATCATATCCTTCTCCTGCTGTTGGAGTAGCTGTACTAAGTCTAGATACTAATATTAATCCTCCTATAATAGCTGTTATTCCATTTATAACAAATACCATTATTTTATATTTTACTGTATTTATTCCTGATAGTTTACTTGATTCTTCATTTCCACCAACAGAATAAATTCTTCTTCCCATAATAGTTTTTTTCAAAATAACATTAGCTATAATAACTCCTATAAAAAATATAATTACTGCAACAGGTACTCCTAATACACTTCCTCTTCCTATAACTGTAAGAACTGGATTAAAAAATGATATCGGATAACCACCTGTATAAACAAATATCAATCCTTGAAGAATGACTACCATTCCCATTGTAGCTATAAGTGATGGTATTTTAACAATCGCAACAGCAAAACCATTTATTAATCCTATTAATGCTCCTGCTAATAAGGCAGCTCCAAATGATACTATAAAACTATGTCCAGCTGATAAAAGACTCATTATAATAGTTCCACCTATTGCCGCTATCTTTCCTACAGATATATCAAAATTTCCAGAAATAATTACAAATGTCATCCCAGTAGCAATTACTCCAATAATTGAAGATTGTCTTAAAAGATTTATAATATTATTTCTAGTAAGAAAATTTGGCGTAATAAAACTAATTATAGTACACAAAATAAAAAATCCTAAAATTATTCCATAATTTTTTAAAATATTTTCTTTTTTAAATGATGTTTTTAATTGTTCTAGCATTTATCCACCCCTTATCCATTTAATACATAGTTATTTATATTTTTTATAGTAAGTTCATTATCTTTTAATTCTTTTATAAAATTTCCTTTCTTAAGAACTAATACTCTATCTGATATTCTTTCTACTTCTTCTAAATCTGATGAAATAAAAATTATTCCCATTCCTTTACTAGAATAATCTTCTATTATCTTAAATATATCTTCTTTAGCGTTTACATCTATTCCTTTTGTAGGTTCATCAAATATTAAAACTTTTAAATCCATATCATTCCATTTAGAAACTACTATTTTTTGCTGATTTCCTCCACTTAAGCTAGAAACTTTTAATTCATAATCTGAAACTTTTATTGATAAATCTTTAATTGCTTTTTCTATATGCTCATTTTCTTTTTTATTGCTTATAAAATTATTATTCAGCATTTTTTCTATTTGTATAATAGTAGAGTTATTTTTTATAGTATGTTTTAATATAAGTCCATAATTTTTTCTATCCTCTGGAATTAATCCTATTCCATTTTTTACTGCATCTTTTGGATGTTTTATATCTATTTTTTTATTTTCAATAAAAATTTCTCCACTATCTTTATTTTTTACTCCAAAAATACATTCTGATAATTCTGTTCTTCCTGCTCCTACAAGTCCTGCTATTCCAAGAATTTCTCCTTTTCTTAAATCAAAAGATACATTCTTTAATATATTTTTGTATGTTAAATTTTTTACTGATAAAATAACTTCATTTAAATTTTCTTTTTTATTTTTTTGAACAACTTTTCTCACTGGCTTTCCAGTCATGTATTCTACTACTTTATCTTTAGTAAGATTTTTAATC from Fusobacterium perfoetens ATCC 29250 includes these protein-coding regions:
- a CDS encoding BglG family transcription antiterminator, whose product is MAITRDVLNLIKSITENKINSLEENAKLMGVSERSIRYKIEDCNYHLQGLGLPELKLKLGKISFSSSLDEVVKKIKENINTYNFSQDEREKIILTLYLFGKGKLTIDEISDFLGVSNVTLKSDIKKIKKYVKTFMLDLSAETNRYLELTGEEENVRKLMLDILLKNYDISFKNDSIFVSKTYYYGYFIPWEEMDIFFETEKIKLASEILKSILEKNNKKLSDEAYKVLFFYILIVLNRYAKHSIEHFKNKQFLSNTEEYLSVKNTLEKFDLKEGELLSLTEYFLGSHTFNFDDSFYGNWVQVETFIMSLIKEISKFGYSDLEKDFTLLEGLINHIKPAIYRAKMGGKLDTHIYEEFKESYPTILSQVEEAWSKCDFKNLNMSNEEIAYIAMHFQLAIKRTRKKKLKNILIVCGSGYSTSKFLAESIQEKFSVNIIDTIPYNLLDTYNNLDEVDLIITTIDNLENTYVPVVTVSPILNKEDIQKLEKLNLSQVKSKIKLSKLLEVIKESTTSLDEEKFIKELKEKFKGEIFDDRQQLKQLKFTDMMSLSRIELIKNVNDWQEAISLGSKKLVDENMVNEDYSDEIIKLINKFGSYMVIQEGIILAHANPENSVKKTGIGILYIEDGINFPDKEKVYLVITLASKDKREHLNGLMEFINIIREKNILKLLKDVKTPSEIFIIIKNLFY
- a CDS encoding carbon-nitrogen hydrolase family protein; translation: MRKINITIAQVKSIHGEPEKNLEKAVEIIEEASKNGSNLVIFPELFYTGYFNRRKTFYELSEEKNGNLFNKLKEISIKNNIYIIMGYSEKEKDTYYNSLMFVDNKGNLLCNYRKIYCWEEENRTFTKGDKLFACDTEFGKIGLLNCYDIEFPELFRILHFKGAELIICPSVWSEWLKNRWHSSLTAGAINNLYYVVGVNTVGLNPLGQHICGSSEVISPFGNVVAKASEVEEEILNVTIDLDEVTKTREEYPIWKDYRMDMFNFELLKKY
- a CDS encoding M20 family metallopeptidase yields the protein MDIEKFLDDLEKLVNIDCGSNVPEGLREVTDFFKERLKENWIIKEYPENNGKNPVLLLKNNNSEKIDLLFLGHNDTVFPKGTTKDWKYRLEKDIVTGPGCCDMKAGVLSMVEIAEEFRKENINIAMIMNTDEEIGSKFSKSIIEEVGKNTKYAMVFEPARKNGNNVIERKGIIKYKVEFFGKASHAGNAPQEGINSILEAVHWITEISKLHNWEIKNSINVGIIEGGVGVNIVPDYAAIEFEGRSHNLEFFNEIEDKIKELEKNPVVKGIKINIERGGFRAPLVLNEKSELLKNIFDESKKELNIQCDWEIAGGCSDGNFLGVLGVGVIDGLGPIGGEAHSKREYLEVSSIKERIELVKKVIRKMIERKMFD
- a CDS encoding GntR family transcriptional regulator yields the protein MSEFQLKEKKTLSEKAYEKLKELIIDGTLEKGSKITETSIAKMFGISPTPIREAFRKLSAEGLIEVNSWKGVIIKGIGKKDLLEIYECREALEGMAGYLASNNITDRDITELEEIIIESDNVKEIKELIKLNTQFHDKILEIANNERLKRLLSDLMGVILYDRDISNRYTTRREEILEEHKEILKYLKMRDAEKVSMLMKEHVRHGYIFIKNKRDK
- the gltS gene encoding sodium/glutamate symporter codes for the protein MELEFNLFLTVATAAIVLIVGDFIKKRVEILRRFCIPVPVVGGLIFTILLSIGYSTGLFNLKLNFVLSNFFALAFYSSIGFTASYKLLKKGGPQVLKFLIASIIVVILQNFLGVYLAKFLGLNPLVGLATASIPMTGGHGTSAAFAPVLEEAGLSNALTISLAAATFGLVSGSLIGGPTGKFLIEKYKLVSKAIKNENFENNNENFEENKDKIDEKRIQSAMYQLLISMALGSIISIGLKKIGLTFPDSVGAMIAAAIMRNIADYSPNFKIKENEVRIMGDLSLMLFLALSMMNLKLWQIADLAIPMIILLIAQTILMFICAIFLTFRMMGKDFEAAMMAVGHCGFGLGAVPTAMANMQSVEEKYGKAPTAFFILPLVGSLFINFFNSIIIVTFINMYK
- a CDS encoding aminopeptidase, which codes for MKKIMMAKGARSIVEVNLGVKENEQVAIITEPKQMRIAEALAAAVIAAKAEPSIHILMPRERDGQEPPKTIAAAMKESDAFISAVYTSITHTHAVKDACANGSRGIMLTQFNEDQMIKGGVHADYHKAAADCKKVAETLAGSKVITITTPLGTNLTLSGEGRRGNALTGLVGPGEFGPVPTVEANVSPVEGSANGVIVADASIPYIGIGLLKTPVRMEVKDGYIVLETITGGEEAKKLAADWISKNDKNVYNVAEVGVGLNPECVFTGSMLEDEGVFGSLHIGVGTNITLGGIIKAPCHYDLIMTKPTLIADGIVILKDGELML
- a CDS encoding sulfite exporter TauE/SafE family protein, encoding MFKLFFSNINIETFIFLSIFCFIASFIDAIVGGGGLISIPAYLASGLPIHIALGTNKLSSCISTTASSFKFIFSGKVNKELIYKLFLFSFIGSFIGVKTVILINPKYLSPLIIILLTLIFLYSLINKNLGEENKFKELNKKNILISRVIFFIIGFYDGFLGPGSGSFMIFALIKIFKLDFTSACANAKLLGLSSNVASMLSFIILKKVNFFYSIPIGIIMIFGAILGTKFALIKGNLFIKPLFLIITFIILIKMLLETIFYIDIIEIIKNLISIIIF
- a CDS encoding sugar ABC transporter substrate-binding protein — protein: MKKVLLCILGLLMSIITFAQEKVIGVSLPGPVGYFIAVREGMDKQAIEEGVKLEYADANWDPIKQLSQIEDFVAKKVDLIAVAAADSEAIKGAIAIAQDAGIPVIAFTNSIGTDEDGRYPGIVTYVGQNEVKTGALTGKIAKNLLKKNDAKVVLIEGVPGTPPQRNRKKGLVEELKDTNYKIVFNQTSRWEKERAMKIVEDLIQKNQEMDIIITQDDNSAIGAGMALQEAGLKDKIFVIGLGGSKEGLAAIKAGLIDGTTYMSAVEEGAVTIKMASKALKGEKVEEVTPMIQVEVNKDNVNNFKGEW
- a CDS encoding ABC transporter permease, with amino-acid sequence MLEQLKTSFKKENILKNYGIILGFFILCTIISFITPNFLTRNNIINLLRQSSIIGVIATGMTFVIISGNFDISVGKIAAIGGTIIMSLLSAGHSFIVSFGAALLAGALIGLINGFAVAIVKIPSLIATMGMVVILQGLIFVYTGGYPISFFNPVLTVIGRGSVLGVPVAVIIFFIGVIIANVILKKTIMGRRIYSVGGNEESSKLSGINTVKYKIMVFVINGITAIIGGLILVSRLSTATPTAGEGYDMDAIASVVIGGTSVNGGEGSVLRTIIGVLLMSVISNSFNLIGVNIYFQYIFKGIIILIAVGFGSFKKK
- a CDS encoding sugar ABC transporter ATP-binding protein — encoded protein: MNEYILECKNISKSFSGVEVLKNINIKIKKGEIHAIMGANGAGKSTLMKIICGVHRANGGELLYMGKKEDFKSPLEAQKKGISIIYQELSLIPTLKNYENLFVGNEIRKNGFFTDDKKMIEKFKLLCENLNFDIDPLEITKNMSISKQQMIEILKAINNESDIIIMDEPTTSLSEKEKQSLFEIIKKLKNSGKTIIYISHMLEEVFSVCERISVLRDGEFIITEEIKNLTKDKVVEYMTGKPVRKVVQKNKKENLNEVILSVKNLTYKNILKNVSFDLRKGEILGIAGLVGAGRTELSECIFGVKNKDSGEIFIENKKIDIKHPKDAVKNGIGLIPEDRKNYGLILKHTIKNNSTIIQIEKMLNNNFISNKKENEHIEKAIKDLSIKVSDYELKVSSLSGGNQQKIVVSKWNDMDLKVLIFDEPTKGIDVNAKEDIFKIIEDYSSKGMGIIFISSDLEEVERISDRVLVLKKGNFIKELKDNELTIKNINNYVLNG